Proteins encoded by one window of Winogradskyella sp. PG-2:
- a CDS encoding type II toxin-antitoxin system RelE/ParE family toxin — protein sequence MAKYKLTNKAVADLSKIWEYTFEVWSEKQADKYYDGLISNCEEIAENPDFGKNYEGISKQLLGIKSNRHIIFYRTLNEDYVEITRILHERMDLKKRIAE from the coding sequence ATGGCTAAATATAAACTGACGAACAAAGCTGTTGCGGATTTATCAAAAATTTGGGAATATACATTTGAGGTTTGGTCGGAAAAACAAGCCGATAAATATTACGATGGACTAATCTCAAATTGTGAGGAAATTGCTGAAAATCCAGATTTTGGAAAGAATTATGAAGGAATTTCAAAGCAACTTTTAGGAATAAAATCAAATCGTCATATAATATTCTACAGAACTTTAAACGAAGATTATGTTGAGATTACGAGAATATTACACGAAAGAATGGATTTAAAAAAAAGAATAGCTGAATAA
- a CDS encoding serine hydrolase domain-containing protein: protein MKDSIKNLILLILISSFSFGQEISQKIDSLVKNNYLNNPEVGISIGFIKNNEEYYTSYGNLDKESQIKINKNSIFEIVSITKILTSNLIAQAIFENKIKPDAFIEDYLPEGYNLQINLREKIKITDLTSHQSGLPDLDFGKLIALNPQQPVSSVTMDTLTEIINNCNSLIDYGQYRYSTIGYIMLGQILENVYGKSYDEIIKEKILDPLQMTNTLTKEFNVKNKTTGYNPNGEIQEFFNWNITAPAGLVKSNASDMITFLKAILNKDNPISKAAILTEQIFYTDKNRKMGMGLNIITDDKNTFFLKSGDSLGQSSFICYNRIENWGIIIFINQRNSKMRENLLNEIYEKILK from the coding sequence ATGAAAGATTCAATAAAAAATTTAATACTACTTATATTAATAAGTAGCTTTTCTTTTGGACAAGAAATCTCTCAAAAGATTGATTCACTAGTAAAAAATAACTATCTAAATAATCCAGAGGTTGGAATTAGTATTGGTTTTATTAAAAATAATGAAGAATATTATACTTCTTATGGTAATTTGGATAAAGAGAGTCAAATAAAAATTAATAAAAATTCAATATTTGAAATTGTATCAATAACTAAAATTTTAACTTCAAATTTAATTGCACAAGCTATTTTTGAAAATAAAATAAAACCAGATGCATTTATTGAAGATTACCTTCCAGAAGGATATAATTTACAAATCAATCTTCGAGAAAAAATTAAAATAACTGATTTAACTTCACATCAATCTGGATTGCCAGATTTAGATTTTGGAAAATTAATCGCGTTAAATCCACAGCAACCTGTTAGTAGTGTTACGATGGATACATTAACAGAAATAATTAATAACTGTAATAGTTTAATCGATTATGGACAATATCGATATTCTACTATAGGATATATAATGCTTGGGCAAATATTAGAAAACGTCTATGGAAAGAGTTATGATGAAATTATAAAAGAAAAAATTTTAGATCCGTTACAAATGACCAATACATTAACTAAAGAGTTTAATGTGAAGAATAAAACTACAGGGTATAATCCAAATGGAGAAATTCAAGAGTTTTTTAATTGGAATATAACAGCACCTGCTGGATTGGTAAAATCTAATGCTTCTGATATGATAACATTTTTGAAAGCAATTTTAAATAAAGATAACCCAATATCAAAGGCTGCAATTTTAACTGAGCAAATATTTTACACCGATAAAAATAGAAAAATGGGAATGGGTTTAAACATAATAACTGATGATAAAAATACATTTTTTTTAAAATCGGGTGATTCTTTGGGTCAATCTTCTTTTATTTGTTACAATAGAATTGAAAACTGGGGTATTATAATCTTCATAAATCAAAGAAATTCAAAAATGAGAGAGAATTTATTGAATGAAATTTATGAAAAAATATTGAAATAA
- a CDS encoding DUF2867 domain-containing protein has protein sequence MKKKVALIIMFFILGIVLLFHFLILTEQIPYDKVWAGKLNSVEEMKSFETFSILLNAFILTVLYIKYRQLVKGVNSKVIDILIWIFSVFFALNTIGNLFSKSIIELILGTFLTLTSAILCFIIVKKELNRKVIEEKTRLNDNQKGLLTKIDFVDTFSTTNHTNNVEEITNLIFNTTPKWVNSLFVLRNKIAGLFGLKTEIPDDYIENFKVGGYVKFFKIYSISDSEVILGADDSHLNFRALISDDKSASYNIKVITLVEYNNLKGKIYMSFIKPFHRQIVRRMVKNAYQEK, from the coding sequence ATGAAAAAGAAAGTAGCTTTAATTATCATGTTTTTTATACTTGGAATAGTTCTGCTGTTTCACTTTTTGATTTTGACAGAGCAAATTCCTTATGACAAAGTTTGGGCAGGAAAACTTAATTCAGTTGAGGAAATGAAATCTTTTGAAACATTTTCAATACTACTGAATGCCTTCATATTAACAGTATTGTATATCAAATACAGACAACTAGTGAAAGGAGTAAATAGTAAAGTTATTGATATTCTAATTTGGATTTTCTCAGTTTTTTTCGCTTTAAACACTATTGGTAATCTATTTTCGAAAAGTATAATAGAATTAATCCTAGGAACTTTCTTGACATTGACTTCTGCTATTTTATGTTTTATAATTGTTAAAAAGGAACTAAACAGAAAAGTAATCGAAGAAAAAACCAGATTAAATGACAATCAAAAAGGTTTACTGACAAAAATAGACTTTGTTGATACTTTCTCTACGACCAATCATACAAATAATGTTGAAGAAATTACAAATCTCATTTTTAATACAACTCCAAAGTGGGTTAATTCATTATTCGTTCTACGAAATAAAATTGCAGGTTTGTTTGGTTTGAAAACAGAAATACCCGATGACTATATTGAAAACTTCAAGGTTGGAGGATATGTGAAATTTTTTAAAATATACTCGATCTCAGATTCTGAAGTGATTTTAGGCGCAGATGATTCACATTTAAACTTTCGTGCATTGATAAGTGATGATAAATCTGCTTCGTACAACATTAAAGTAATTACTTTGGTGGAATACAATAATCTTAAAGGGAAAATATATATGAGTTTCATAAAACCTTTTCACAGACAAATAGTCAGAAGGATGGTTAAAAATGCATATCAAGAAAAATAA
- a CDS encoding ABC transporter permease, which translates to MNTNQKIAKVHLTSRFRQLLVAILSVSFGISMYIAMNSFMAGVNNIQTEITFTSMSHIKIYNDLSEKIAPIIPKPKDSNTVLMVNNARNIQYTQGIKNADAIKNELLNLPEINGVALQLNEKVFIRNGVSNTSASLSGIETVNENKLFETAKYIVEGNLSELDKRSDGIILGVGLAQTIGVKTGNTISVSTSEGISKTFKIIGLLESGSKGADRTRALISIQTARQFFSKNKSYATDILVNTYDYNNASEVAEKVRKLTDYKVESWQEGNGQLVSSSLLRDILAIAVSLTILIVAGFGIYNIMNMTVNEKIKEIAILKAMGFNGKDVIEIFLTQSVAIGLIGGLVGLFLGNMIVQMLDIVPFKIASHNTLPVVYNAKDYILAFSFGTIITLIAGYLPSRKASKVDPVEILRG; encoded by the coding sequence ATGAATACTAATCAGAAAATTGCAAAAGTACATCTTACGTCAAGGTTTCGACAACTACTTGTAGCGATATTAAGTGTAAGCTTTGGTATCTCTATGTACATCGCAATGAACAGTTTTATGGCAGGTGTAAATAATATACAAACGGAAATTACTTTCACCTCAATGTCGCACATTAAAATTTATAATGATTTATCGGAAAAGATAGCGCCAATAATACCAAAACCGAAAGATAGCAATACGGTTTTAATGGTCAATAATGCCAGAAATATTCAATATACACAAGGCATTAAAAACGCAGATGCAATTAAAAATGAATTATTGAATTTGCCTGAAATCAATGGTGTTGCACTACAACTCAATGAGAAAGTTTTTATTAGAAATGGCGTTTCAAATACAAGTGCTTCGCTTTCAGGTATTGAAACAGTTAATGAAAACAAACTTTTTGAAACCGCAAAATATATTGTAGAAGGTAATTTAAGTGAATTAGACAAACGCTCTGATGGTATTATTTTGGGCGTTGGATTGGCACAAACCATTGGCGTAAAAACAGGTAATACCATTTCAGTTTCAACATCTGAAGGAATATCTAAAACCTTCAAAATTATAGGACTTTTAGAATCTGGTTCTAAAGGAGCAGATAGAACACGAGCATTGATTTCTATTCAAACCGCTAGACAATTTTTTTCTAAAAATAAAAGTTATGCAACTGATATTTTGGTAAACACCTATGACTATAATAATGCCAGTGAAGTTGCTGAAAAAGTACGCAAACTTACAGACTATAAAGTTGAATCTTGGCAAGAAGGAAACGGTCAACTGGTGTCTTCCAGTTTATTGCGAGATATATTGGCAATTGCAGTTTCTCTAACCATACTGATTGTGGCAGGATTTGGAATTTACAACATTATGAATATGACCGTAAACGAAAAAATTAAAGAGATAGCCATCTTAAAAGCAATGGGATTTAATGGAAAAGATGTGATTGAAATTTTCCTAACACAGTCGGTAGCCATAGGCTTAATCGGTGGCTTGGTTGGCTTGTTTTTAGGAAATATGATTGTACAAATGCTGGACATTGTGCCCTTTAAAATTGCTTCACACAACACATTACCTGTTGTATATAATGCAAAGGATTACATATTGGCATTTTCTTTTGGTACAATTATCACACTAATAGCAGGATATCTTCCATCCCGAAAAGCATCAAAAGTAGATCCAGTTGAAATATTAAGAGGTTAA
- a CDS encoding helix-turn-helix domain-containing protein, translated as MIEIQFNHIFIHVQIVFYIILVIITLKKAKKIYLENYAGASIKSLNWLFQFTLALTFFYFIAFLKNIFKFSIYTNISEWLMIGLFIFELFIISWYLFKALNNPNLFRAIDSKLKLVNEIVSEEKQNDQFDQNEYAKVLSKLKAYMVIDEPFLNPSLTIQDISKEIEIPVRELSLLINHKLNQHFYDFINTYRIEKAKNILKDPSKSKVTILEILYEVGFNSKSSFNTAFKKHTNTTPTEYRKII; from the coding sequence ATGATAGAAATACAGTTTAATCATATATTCATTCATGTTCAAATTGTATTTTATATAATTCTTGTCATTATAACATTAAAAAAAGCAAAGAAAATATACCTCGAAAATTATGCAGGAGCAAGTATTAAATCACTTAATTGGTTGTTTCAATTTACTTTGGCACTTACATTTTTCTATTTTATAGCTTTTTTAAAAAATATATTTAAATTTTCTATTTATACAAATATTTCTGAATGGTTAATGATAGGACTTTTCATATTTGAACTGTTTATTATAAGTTGGTATTTGTTTAAAGCACTTAACAATCCAAATCTTTTTCGTGCAATTGATTCAAAACTGAAGCTTGTAAATGAAATAGTTTCTGAAGAAAAACAGAATGATCAATTTGACCAGAATGAATATGCCAAGGTTTTATCGAAATTAAAAGCTTATATGGTTATAGATGAACCATTTCTTAATCCTTCTTTAACAATTCAAGATATTTCCAAAGAAATCGAAATCCCAGTTAGAGAATTATCTCTTTTGATTAATCATAAACTAAATCAACATTTTTATGATTTTATAAATACTTATCGTATTGAAAAAGCTAAGAATATTCTAAAAGACCCTTCAAAAAGTAAAGTAACAATTCTTGAAATTCTGTATGAAGTTGGATTTAATTCTAAATCTTCTTTTAATACAGCTTTTAAAAAACACACTAACACCACACCTACCGAATATCGTAAAATCATATAA
- a CDS encoding efflux RND transporter periplasmic adaptor subunit, translated as MIVALSLLSSCNNKETTTPTRKNIEDAVFASGFIEQENQYTVSANADGILTTIPVSEGDIITNNTTVAVIKSDVQNNQLADAQVVYKNAVTNASANASILKQIQTNINQAKTQLSLDKTNYQRYKDLRAKNSVSQLDFEKAELQYKASKNNLLGLQDSYKSTESDLKLNEKRSLVQVKTQKAILDDYKLNSSISGTVINVFKKQGELIKRGEAIAEIGSGAFIIKLFVAEDDIKKVNNNQLVLVHLNTNPNETFKAKISKIYPSFNTTEQSYVVEAQFDQVPNKIFSGSQLQANIETGSSKNVLVIPTAYLIRENYVILENDEEIAIKTGRKNSDWTEVISGISEEDIIVKSKM; from the coding sequence ATGATAGTAGCACTATCGCTATTGTCATCGTGTAATAACAAAGAAACAACAACACCAACACGAAAAAATATTGAAGATGCAGTTTTTGCAAGTGGTTTTATAGAACAAGAAAATCAATATACAGTATCTGCTAATGCAGATGGAATTTTAACCACAATACCAGTAAGTGAAGGCGATATTATAACTAACAACACAACGGTTGCTGTTATAAAAAGTGATGTGCAAAACAACCAGCTTGCAGATGCACAAGTGGTCTATAAAAATGCGGTAACCAATGCTTCTGCAAATGCTTCTATATTAAAGCAAATTCAAACAAACATTAATCAAGCAAAAACACAATTATCCTTAGACAAAACAAATTACCAGCGTTACAAGGATTTACGTGCAAAAAATTCGGTATCACAATTGGATTTTGAAAAAGCCGAATTACAGTACAAAGCTTCAAAAAATAACCTTTTAGGACTACAAGACAGTTACAAGTCAACTGAATCTGATTTAAAACTAAATGAAAAACGAAGCTTAGTGCAAGTTAAAACGCAAAAAGCCATCTTAGATGATTACAAACTAAATTCATCTATTTCTGGAACGGTTATCAATGTGTTTAAAAAACAAGGCGAACTCATTAAAAGAGGCGAAGCTATTGCAGAAATTGGAAGTGGTGCGTTTATCATCAAACTATTTGTTGCGGAAGATGATATTAAAAAAGTAAACAACAATCAGCTAGTTTTGGTGCATTTAAACACCAATCCTAACGAGACGTTTAAAGCAAAAATTTCAAAAATTTATCCTTCATTTAACACCACAGAACAATCGTATGTGGTAGAAGCACAGTTTGACCAAGTACCCAATAAAATATTTTCAGGTTCTCAACTACAAGCAAATATTGAAACTGGCAGTAGTAAAAATGTATTGGTTATTCCAACTGCATATCTTATAAGAGAAAATTATGTAATCCTTGAAAATGATGAAGAAATAGCTATTAAAACAGGAAGAAAAAATAGTGATTGGACGGAAGTAATTTCAGGAATTTCAGAAGAAGACATCATTGTAAAATCAAAAATGTAA
- a CDS encoding TolC family protein — MNRILILFLITLSTTFVVAQSNEMDVQIQFQSFQELLKYADEHAIQIQNALIGEQIASANKKGAKSYLYPSVNASAGYNNNLTLQPTLVPEQFFNPNATEGSFRELTFGQQHVYSTGIQAQWNILNFQKIFASETAGIVTEQSEINTQKSKLSTYNLLASTYYSILLTQEAIVIYEENLKVSEAIYKSTNENFQKGIASEEALNLAKIKQLQNRNTLQQALSNRSRFYTQLQSQLNTSQQIIISDSPQNFSLTNTNFETIHPEITWQEMEVDKQKSLLKEKKALLLPNLSLNYQYNTSWATDGFTDFSNANELPQQYIGAKLNIPIFSGFSSRSKIKKSKLELQQQELQLENTKLVKQKEDDLLLLDVNQFEEELAEYTKIMVLRQKNDVHAENKYNSGITSLNERLDSYEDLLNAQNTYLQSLASYTLAKYKMYIRQLDLKSNN; from the coding sequence ATGAACAGAATTTTAATACTCTTTTTAATAACATTAAGCACAACATTTGTAGTTGCGCAAAGCAATGAAATGGATGTGCAAATTCAGTTTCAGTCCTTTCAAGAGTTGCTGAAATACGCTGATGAACACGCCATACAAATACAAAATGCCCTTATTGGCGAGCAAATAGCAAGTGCCAATAAAAAGGGTGCAAAATCCTATTTATATCCTTCTGTAAATGCTAGTGCAGGATATAACAACAACCTAACCTTGCAACCCACTTTGGTTCCTGAACAATTTTTTAATCCAAACGCTACTGAAGGCAGTTTTCGAGAATTAACCTTTGGACAACAACACGTTTATTCTACGGGAATTCAAGCACAATGGAATATTCTAAATTTTCAAAAAATATTTGCTTCGGAAACAGCAGGTATAGTAACTGAACAAAGCGAAATTAACACACAAAAAAGCAAGCTTAGCACCTATAATCTTTTGGCTTCAACGTACTATTCCATTTTGCTAACACAAGAAGCTATTGTTATTTATGAAGAAAACCTAAAGGTTTCAGAAGCGATTTATAAGAGTACAAATGAAAATTTTCAAAAAGGAATCGCAAGTGAGGAAGCACTCAATTTAGCTAAAATTAAACAGTTACAAAACCGTAACACTTTACAACAAGCATTAAGTAATCGAAGCAGATTTTATACGCAATTGCAAAGTCAGCTAAATACTAGCCAACAAATTATAATTTCAGATTCACCTCAAAATTTCAGTTTAACTAATACAAATTTTGAAACCATACATCCTGAAATTACTTGGCAAGAAATGGAAGTCGATAAACAAAAATCGCTTCTAAAAGAAAAGAAAGCATTGCTTCTGCCTAATCTAAGTCTTAACTATCAATACAACACGAGTTGGGCTACCGATGGATTTACAGATTTTTCAAACGCTAACGAATTACCACAACAATATATTGGTGCAAAGCTGAATATCCCAATTTTCAGTGGATTTTCTTCTCGCTCAAAAATCAAGAAATCAAAATTAGAACTGCAACAACAAGAGTTGCAACTGGAAAACACAAAATTGGTGAAGCAAAAGGAAGATGATTTATTGCTTTTAGATGTCAATCAATTTGAAGAAGAATTAGCAGAATACACCAAAATTATGGTGCTCAGACAAAAAAATGATGTACACGCAGAAAACAAATACAATAGCGGTATTACAAGTTTAAACGAACGTTTAGACAGTTATGAAGATTTGCTAAATGCACAAAATACGTATCTGCAAAGTTTGGCATCATACACATTGGCGAAGTATAAAATGTATATCAGACAACTAGATTTAAAATCCAACAATTAA
- a CDS encoding type II toxin-antitoxin system ParD family antitoxin: MNKNTSISLGNYFDQFVQSSISEGRFKNVSEVIRAGLRLLEEEESKVIALKKAIQEGIDSGIADDFDPKKHLESLKAKKHSNG, encoded by the coding sequence ATGAACAAAAACACATCAATATCACTCGGAAATTATTTTGACCAATTCGTACAAAGTAGTATTAGTGAAGGAAGATTTAAAAACGTTAGCGAAGTTATACGAGCAGGATTAAGGCTTTTAGAAGAAGAAGAAAGTAAAGTAATTGCATTGAAAAAAGCAATTCAAGAAGGAATAGACAGCGGAATAGCGGACGATTTTGACCCGAAAAAGCATCTTGAATCTCTAAAAGCGAAAAAGCACTCGAATGGCTAA
- a CDS encoding DUF4421 family protein — protein MKKIASLLLFLFATFNLSGQDYNQKDSIPIISFADKIIIEASIDTKSESFNTTQTNESDFNLLTNNEYRLSLSLEYQFLGFSYEFSPKFLPGNNDDELKGKSSFTDYRFRFFLKKWTQEIGYSRVQGFYIENTSDFVEDWIEGQDSYVQFPDIKVTRWEGATSYVLNNKFSLRNVLYNTEWQLKSAGSLIPTLRYRYNYISVKIDSTKIFENSYEIRVSPDYYFSFVIDKNWFVTPFLSPSFGIRFAKEEIEGENIAEHNTYYPLGLSGGLQLGYSSTRYIFGANINFDSNWYDEDAQSVINNDKTFAKIYFGYRFDAPKFVKNSFDWINNKVGL, from the coding sequence ATGAAAAAAATTGCATCTTTATTACTCTTTCTATTTGCCACTTTCAATTTAAGCGGTCAAGATTATAATCAAAAAGATTCTATTCCAATTATTTCTTTTGCTGATAAGATAATTATTGAGGCAAGTATCGATACAAAATCAGAATCGTTTAACACGACTCAAACAAATGAAAGCGATTTTAATTTGCTTACCAACAATGAGTACCGTCTTTCATTATCTCTTGAATATCAATTTTTAGGCTTTAGCTATGAGTTTTCACCTAAATTTTTGCCAGGAAATAATGATGATGAGTTAAAAGGTAAATCATCATTCACTGATTACAGGTTCCGCTTTTTTCTGAAGAAATGGACGCAGGAAATAGGCTATAGCAGGGTTCAAGGTTTCTATATTGAAAATACTTCAGACTTTGTAGAAGATTGGATAGAAGGACAAGACTCCTACGTCCAATTTCCTGATATTAAAGTAACGCGTTGGGAAGGGGCTACTTCTTACGTTCTTAATAATAAATTTTCATTGAGAAATGTTTTATATAATACCGAATGGCAGCTTAAAAGTGCCGGGAGTTTAATTCCTACTTTACGCTATAGATATAATTATATATCAGTAAAGATTGACTCTACCAAAATTTTTGAAAATAGCTACGAAATTCGAGTTTCACCAGACTACTATTTCTCATTTGTTATTGACAAAAACTGGTTTGTCACCCCATTTTTATCCCCCTCATTCGGAATTCGTTTTGCCAAAGAAGAAATTGAAGGAGAGAATATAGCTGAACATAACACTTATTACCCTTTGGGATTAAGTGGAGGGTTGCAATTGGGATATAGTTCTACACGCTATATATTTGGAGCAAACATAAATTTTGATAGCAATTGGTATGATGAAGACGCTCAAAGTGTTATAAATAACGATAAAACCTTTGCTAAAATCTATTTTGGCTATCGATTTGATGCACCTAAATTTGTAAAAAATTCATTTGACTGGATAAATAATAAAGTTGGATTATAA
- a CDS encoding helix-turn-helix domain-containing protein, with translation MNEIGKKIKELRKKKGLSQEELAESAKVNLRTIQRIENNESEPRGKTLNLICDVLDINAEDILDYGKKTDQSYLAIFHLSVIIFLVIPVGNIILPLILWMTKKDKIIGLKEIGVNLLNFQIIWSVFAFLSITAYGFFKIMHYGKHDFLFYLFIGLYLLNIILPIVFALRTKKEEPKAMYPNLIRIIK, from the coding sequence ATGAATGAAATCGGAAAAAAAATAAAAGAGTTAAGAAAGAAAAAAGGTCTTTCACAAGAAGAACTAGCTGAATCTGCTAAAGTAAATTTAAGGACTATTCAACGGATTGAGAATAACGAAAGTGAACCTCGCGGAAAAACTCTGAATTTAATTTGCGATGTTCTTGATATTAATGCAGAAGATATTTTGGATTACGGAAAAAAAACAGACCAAAGTTACCTAGCTATATTTCATCTATCTGTTATAATATTTTTAGTAATCCCTGTCGGAAATATTATTCTACCACTGATTTTATGGATGACCAAAAAAGATAAAATCATTGGACTTAAGGAAATTGGAGTTAACCTTTTAAACTTTCAAATAATTTGGTCAGTTTTTGCTTTTCTATCTATAACTGCCTATGGGTTTTTTAAAATTATGCACTATGGAAAGCACGACTTCTTATTCTATTTATTTATAGGACTTTATCTTCTAAATATTATTTTACCAATTGTATTTGCTCTACGAACAAAAAAAGAGGAACCAAAAGCAATGTATCCAAATTTAATAAGAATAATAAAATAG
- a CDS encoding cation transporter, with amino-acid sequence MQKSIFEITKMDCPSEENLIRMKLDGISSIANLEFDIPNRILTVFHNGEIQQIEKSISELKLGEKKISTEQSEQTEFEENKNQKRLLWSVLLINFAFFIIEMTTGLISKSMGLVADSLDMLADSFVYGISLFAVGGTVIRKKRIAKLAGYFQIILAVIGFLEVLRRFFGDEKLPDFSTMIIVSIFALIANGICLYILQKSKSKEEAHMKASMIFTSNDVIINLGIIIAGVLVNWLNSSKPDLIIGTIVFTLVIQGAIRILKLGK; translated from the coding sequence ATGCAAAAATCGATATTTGAAATCACCAAAATGGATTGTCCTTCAGAGGAAAACCTAATCCGAATGAAATTGGATGGAATCTCAAGTATTGCGAATTTAGAATTTGATATTCCTAACCGAATATTGACAGTCTTTCATAACGGGGAAATTCAACAAATAGAAAAATCTATCTCAGAATTAAAACTAGGCGAAAAGAAAATATCTACCGAACAATCTGAACAGACAGAATTTGAAGAAAATAAAAACCAGAAAAGGCTTCTTTGGTCTGTTCTTTTAATCAATTTTGCTTTTTTTATAATCGAAATGACAACAGGTCTGATATCAAAATCAATGGGACTTGTAGCTGACAGTTTGGATATGCTCGCAGATAGTTTTGTTTATGGAATTAGCCTGTTTGCCGTTGGAGGAACAGTAATAAGAAAAAAACGGATTGCAAAGCTTGCTGGTTATTTTCAGATTATACTTGCCGTTATTGGATTTTTAGAAGTTCTGAGACGTTTTTTTGGAGACGAGAAACTTCCTGATTTTTCGACTATGATTATCGTTTCGATTTTTGCACTTATTGCAAACGGAATCTGTCTTTATATTTTACAAAAATCAAAGAGTAAAGAAGAAGCTCACATGAAAGCAAGTATGATATTTACTTCGAATGACGTAATTATAAATTTAGGAATTATAATCGCAGGAGTTCTAGTAAATTGGTTAAATTCAAGTAAACCTGATTTAATTATTGGAACAATAGTCTTTACGTTAGTTATTCAAGGTGCTATTAGAATTTTGAAACTAGGAAAGTAA
- a CDS encoding alpha/beta hydrolase, whose protein sequence is MKSQIIFFGFLGILIISCQSNKTKTLEKSEFLTDSLYSKNLSEYRKYNVYLPKGFNKEKQYPIIYATDGNSNLTDKKTLLDSLINNKIIKPLILVASFANRKIADSTSMTIGNGKKHNLAYRYFEYVNQEFPEDNKYPHLEDTFKNHLNYFSKELIPYVEKELEQSTTRNDRYFYGASNGAGFGLSLLNIKPELIGTYLCFSPFAGDIQSNTSWNIGTQYPNLYYRYASEEFFLEGDVEFLKSKYKESNSNIEVKEFEGKHNDKFWEIEFIEVTSRILK, encoded by the coding sequence TTGAAATCTCAAATAATTTTCTTTGGTTTTTTAGGAATTTTGATAATATCGTGTCAATCTAATAAAACAAAAACACTAGAAAAATCTGAATTTTTAACTGATTCACTTTACAGCAAAAATTTAAGCGAATACAGAAAGTACAATGTTTATTTACCAAAAGGCTTCAATAAAGAAAAACAGTATCCTATTATTTATGCTACTGATGGAAATAGTAATTTGACGGATAAAAAAACATTATTAGATTCCTTAATTAACAATAAAATAATTAAACCTTTAATTTTAGTAGCAAGTTTTGCAAATAGAAAGATTGCAGATAGTACAAGTATGACAATTGGCAATGGAAAAAAACATAATCTGGCTTATAGATATTTCGAATATGTCAACCAAGAGTTTCCAGAAGATAACAAATACCCACATTTAGAAGATACTTTTAAAAATCACTTGAATTATTTCAGTAAAGAATTGATTCCATATGTCGAAAAAGAGCTTGAACAATCAACAACTCGGAATGACAGGTATTTTTATGGTGCATCTAATGGTGCTGGATTTGGATTGAGTTTATTAAATATCAAACCTGAATTAATTGGGACTTATCTTTGTTTTTCGCCATTTGCAGGAGACATTCAATCAAATACAAGTTGGAATATAGGAACTCAATATCCAAATTTATATTACAGATATGCAAGTGAAGAATTTTTTCTGGAAGGAGATGTGGAATTTTTAAAATCTAAATACAAGGAATCAAATTCAAATATAGAAGTGAAAGAATTTGAAGGTAAACATAACGACAAATTTTGGGAAATAGAATTTATTGAAGTAACGAGTAGAATATTAAAATAA